CGGCATCGGGTTTGAACTGCCGGTGGTCGTGATGCCATTCGTGAAGATGGGGCTCCTGAGCTACGAGTTGATGAAGTCCACGAGGCGCTATGCGATTGTAGCAATTACTGTCTTGGCGGCTTTTATTACGCCGACTCCCGATATTCCGACGATGATGTTGATGGCCGTGCCGATGTATGTTCTGTATGAGGTGTGTATTCTACTGGCCTGGAGGGAGTCGCGCCGGAGGGCGAAGGAGGATGCCGAGGCGTATGCCCGGATGGAGCATGATTACGGGATTAAGGATTAAGATTCCAGTTCAGCGGTTGGCAATTCCCTTGTGCCTGTGATTAGCGTTGACGTGGAGGATGGTGTGGTGGGCTTGATGATGCACACGCATGTTGCCTCCGATTTGTCGGTGTTGTCTCCAGATAATAAAAAAGGAGTCCGGTTGGAAACCGGACTCCTGAATGAATGGTTGAAGGATAGGGTGGGAGATTAGTCGTCCAGCAGGGCGTATTCCCGCAGGTTTTCCTTGTTGACGGGGGACTTTTTGATTTCTTCGAGTTTGTTGTGGAGGTGTTTGACGATGTCGGGATGCTTGGAGGCAAGGTTGTTGAGTTCCTTGGGATCCTTTTCCAGGTCGATGAGGAGGCCGCCTTCGGGGGCACGTGACATTTTGGCTCCGAGACCGTTAATCCCATCGCGGATGGGGGTGCCGGCGGGGAGGTATTTCCATTTGCCGGAGCGGATACCGACCATCTTGGCAGAGGAGTTGACGATGTGATAGTCGCGACCTTTGGTGTCTTTTCCTTCCAGCGCCAGGAGGTGATTTTCACTGTCGGGGAAGGGTGATTTGGCTTTGGGATCAAGGAGGGCAAGCAGAGTGGCGCCGAGGTCCATCTGGTTGATGAGAGCCTTGCTTTCCATGCCGGGCTTGACGACTCCGGGCCAGCGGACGATGAAGGGGACGCGGGAACCTCCCTCAAGGATACTGTATTTGCCGGCACGGAAGGGGCCGGAAGGACTGTGCCCCACATTGTCTTTAACGGCGTTGTCGGCATAACCGTCATCAAGGACGGGGCCATTATCGCTGGTGAAGATGACGAGGGTATCGTTGGAGAGGCCGCATTCGTCAAGAGTCTTCATGAGGCGTCCGACGCAGTCGTCGAGCTGGACGGTGACGTCTCCGCGGACCCCGCACTTGCTTTTACCGACGAATCGTTTGTCGGGGGTACGTGGAACGTGTATATCGTGCGTGGCAAAGTAGACGAAGAAAGGCTGTTTGGCCTGGGCATTGCGTTTGATGAATTGGATGGCTTCATTGGTGATAAAGTCGGCGTTTTTTTCGTCGTCCCAGAGGGCGGCTTTCCCGCCTTTCATGAAGCCGATGCGTCCGATGCCGTTGATGATGGCATTGTTGTGGCCATGGCTCCACATGAGTTTCAGGAGGTCTTTATTGTCTTTCCCATTGGGGAGGCCGGGGAAGTTATGCTTGTAGGAAACTTCTATGGGATCGTTGGGGTCGAGGTTTTCGACTTTGTCGTTACGGAGGATGACGCATGGGACACGGTCTCCGGTGGCGGCGAAGATGCAGCTTTCATCGAAACCGATGTCGTTGGGACCAGGGGAGATGGAATGGTTCCAGTCGATTTTCCCTTTACCGAGGCCAAGGTGCCACTTGCCGAAGACGGCTGTTTTGTAACCGTACTTCTGCATAATTTTGGGGAGAGTCGGCTGGTCGGTATCAATGATCATGGCTGCATCCCCGGGGAGGATTCCGGTTCCTTCCTTTCGCCAGGGATACTGGCCTGTGAGGAAGGCGTACCGCGACGGGGTACAGACGGAGGTGGTGGAGTAGGCGTCGGTGAACTTGATTCCTTGCTTGCAGAGTTT
This is a stretch of genomic DNA from Akkermansia sp. N21116. It encodes these proteins:
- a CDS encoding arylsulfatase: MNKSNSLLFSGLLLATAAIPAFAQAGTEISKTPKLPKAVVVIFADDLGYGDVGCYGADPQKIPTPAIDKLCKQGIKFTDAYSTTSVCTPSRYAFLTGQYPWRKEGTGILPGDAAMIIDTDQPTLPKIMQKYGYKTAVFGKWHLGLGKGKIDWNHSISPGPNDIGFDESCIFAATGDRVPCVILRNDKVENLDPNDPIEVSYKHNFPGLPNGKDNKDLLKLMWSHGHNNAIINGIGRIGFMKGGKAALWDDEKNADFITNEAIQFIKRNAQAKQPFFVYFATHDIHVPRTPDKRFVGKSKCGVRGDVTVQLDDCVGRLMKTLDECGLSNDTLVIFTSDNGPVLDDGYADNAVKDNVGHSPSGPFRAGKYSILEGGSRVPFIVRWPGVVKPGMESKALINQMDLGATLLALLDPKAKSPFPDSENHLLALEGKDTKGRDYHIVNSSAKMVGIRSGKWKYLPAGTPIRDGINGLGAKMSRAPEGGLLIDLEKDPKELNNLASKHPDIVKHLHNKLEEIKKSPVNKENLREYALLDD